The Flavobacterium johnsoniae genomic sequence TAAACTTTCCTTTTTTACTCATTTCCCAGCTTTGACTGTTTCTTTAGACGAATTGTCATTAACTGGTTCTAAACCTTTTAGTAATGATACTTTGTTAAAAGCAGATGAAGTTGCTTTTGGAATTGACATCAAAAGATTACTATTTGACAATGAAGTAAAAATCAACAAACTTTATGTTTCTGATGCTTTGATTAATGTAATGGTGAATGAAAAAGGTCAAGCCAATTACAATATTTATGTTGCGCCAGAAAAACGAAAAGACGAAAAAGATGCACCAGAAGAAGGAACAGCAATTCGATTAGAAAGAATAGATATAAAAAATTGCCACATAAAATATAATGACCGTTCGGCAAAAATTTTGGTTGACGCAAAAGGCTTCAATTATGTTGGAAAAGGAAACTTAAGCGAAGATATTTTTGATCTTGCCACAGATGCCAAAATTGATAATCTTGATTTCTTTTATGACAGAACAGGTTATGTTAGAAAAAAAGAAGTTCGTGCTGAATTAATTACAAGAATTAACACCAATTCGCTTTCTTTTATTCTACAGAAAAACGAATTGCGTATTAATAAACTGCCTTTAAAATTTACCGGTTTATTTACCATTTTACGAGACGGATACAAAATTGATATCAAAGCTTTATCAGAAAACACAACCGTAAAAGATTTGTTATCTGTAATGCCTCCAGAATATTTGACTTGGTTAGAAAAAACGGAAATTTCTGGAAGAAGCGATTTATTATTGACTTTTAAAGGCGATTATAATGTAGCGAAAAAACAAAAACCAAACTTGGCTTTCAATTTAAAAATTAATGAAGGTTCGGTAAATCATAAAGACGCACCAGTTCCTTTAAAAGATTTTCAAATGGATTTGAATGCCATTCTTCCGTCTTTAGATACCGAGCAATTGTTGGTGAATCTTAGAACTTTAAAATTTAAAGTTGGCGATAAAGATTATTTCAATGCTTATTTACGCAGTAAAGGTTTGAACGAAATGACTATTGACGCCAGCATAAAAGGCGCTTTAGATTTAGCGGTTGTTGATGCTGCTTTAGGTTTAAGTGATTTCGATTTGAAAGGAATTTTAAAAACCGATATTCAGGCGAAAGGACTTTTCAGCACTTCAAAAAAATTATTTCCGAAAACAATCGGAGGTATTTCTTTGCGAAACGGATGGCTGAAAACAAAATATTATCCAAATCCAATTACCAATATCACTTTTGTAGCAAATATGCTTAATAAAGCGGGAACTTTTCAAGATTTAATTGTTGCCGTTGCGCCTGCGTCATTCACTTTTGAGGGAAATCCAGTTTATATAAACGCCGCACTATCAGATTTTAATGATTTGGCTTATAATGCAAAAATAAAAGGTGAATTGAATGTTGGAAGAATTTATCAGGTTTTCTCACAAAAAGGTCTTGATTTAACAGGTTATGCAAAAGCCGATCTTTCTCTAAAAGGAAAACAAAGCTACGCCACAACTGGACAATATGACAAATTAGACAATAGAGGAACTCTGATTCTTAAAAATATAAAAGCTACATCCGAATTATTTCCGAAAGCGTTTTTTATAAAACAAGGAAATTTCCGTTTTCAAAACGAAAAAATGTGGTTTGAGAAATTTTATGCCTCTTACGGAAAATCCGATTTTGATATTAATGGTTATTTGTTAAATACCATTAATTATTTCCTAGAATCAAATGGAACTTTGAGCGGAAACTTCAACCTAAAATCAAAATTGATTAATGTTGATGAATTCATGGCGCTTGAAAAAGGAGAAAATAAAGATCAAAAGACAGAAATAGAATATGCAAAAGAAGATAATCCAAAAATGAGCGGTGTGGTTATGATTCCGAAAAATCTAAATGTAAGCTTAAATGCAAATGCAGACAAAGTAGAATACAACGGATTGATAATCAATAAACTTAACGGAAAAACTGGCGTTAAAAAAGAAGGATTTTACTTAGAAAACATTAACTTTAACATCATTGATTGCATTGTCGGAATTAATGCTTTTTATAAAGATGAATCTCCAACAGCTGCACACTTTGACGCTCATTTCACTGCAAAAGATTTCGATGTACAAAGAGCATACAAAGAAATTCCGATGTTTCATGATATGGTTTCTGCTGCAGAAAAAGCACATGGAATAATTTCTGTAGATTATAAAGTTAAAGGCGATTTAGACGGAAATATGGGACCAATTTATGCATCGCTTAACGGTGGCGGAACCATAAATCTGCGCGATGTAAAAATTCAAGGTCTGAAATTATTTGACGGAATTAGCTCTAAAACAGGACAAGACGGTTTGAACAATCCAGACATGAAAGGAATTGAAATTAAATCGACTATTGACAAAAACTTAATTAATGTTGAGCCATTTACCTTTAAAGTGGCTGGTTTTAGACCAACAATTAAAGGAACTACAAGCTTTGATGGACTTCTAGATCTCAGAATGCGTCTAGGTCTTCCCCTATTCGGAATTATCGGTTTTCCTATCGTAGTTACGGGCACGCATGAAGCGCCAAAAATTAAAATTTTCAGCAAAACTGGGCAAGAAATTAATCCAGCGGTTTATGATGAAAAAAGAAATAAAGTAATCAAGAAAGAAAAAGTCAGCAAATCCAAAAAATAATACTGATGAAAAAAGAAAAGCAAAATAAAAATGGATTTTTTGAAACGTTTGCCTCCAGAGTTACAAAAGCAACCGGAAGCACGACTGCATTTATAAGTGCCTTTTTGCTTGTGGTTGTTTGGGCTATTTCTGGACCTATTTTCAATTATTCTGAAACCTGGCAGCTAGTTATTAATACAGGAACAACTATTATAACTTTTCTGATGGTATTTCTCATTCAGAAAGCACAAAATAAAGATTCGCTTGCTATTCAGCTAAAGCTAAATGAACTCGTAGCTTCTAATGAAATGTCGAGCAACAGTCTTATTGATATTGAAGAAATGACCGAAGAAGAAATGATTATCATTCAAAAATACTATCGCCGATTAAGCGAATTGGCTAAGAAAGAAAAAAGCATCAAAACTTCACATTCTATTTCAGAAGCGCAAGAACTTCATAATAGAAAACACAAAAAATAGCACCAAATACACAACCAAAACTTAACTTTAAATAACCATAAATGAAACTGAGCTCTACCGAAACTTATTGGCCACTAAAAAATGCCATGAAACACAGCTATCCTTCTATAGCTTCTGATATCACTACCGATGTTTTAATTATTGGCGGCGGTATTACAGGAGCTTTAATGGCTTATAAATTAGTAAACGAAGGCAAAAAAATTGTTCTTGTAGACAGGAGAGATGTTTGCGGAGGCAGCACCTCTGGAAGTACCGCTTTATTACAATACGAAATTGATGTTCCGCTTCATCAGTTAATTAAGCTTAGAGGTACAAAATGTGCCATAGAAAGTTATCAAAATGGTAAAAAAGCTATTTTCGATCTTCGAAATATCATTGATGCCGTGGGTTGCGACTGCGGTTTTGAATTTAAAAAAAGCATCTATTTTACCACTTTAAAGAAAGATGTTCCTTTTTTAAAAAATGAATTCAAATCGAGAAAACAACATGGTTTCGAAGTAAGCTGGCTCAGCAGATCTGAATTGCAAAAAATGGGTTTAAACGCAATTGCTGGTATAGAATCTAAAACTGCTGCTGTTATGGATCCTTTTAAACTGGCAGGCGATTTACTTTTTTATTGTCATGAAAAAGGAATGCAGATTTATGACCGAACTAATATTACTGGCATTCAGCATCAAAAAGGGAGAATTATTGCGACTTGCGAAAATAAATACACCATAAAAGCAGACCACATTATACATTGTACGGGTTATGAAAGCACAGAAACACTGCAAGAAAAAGTTGTTGATCTGAAAAGCACTTTTGTAATTGCTTCAGAAAGCCAGCCTGATCTTCCTGAAAATTTTAAACACGCCATATTCTGGGATACAGGAAATCCTTATAATTATATTAGAACGACAGATGATAACCGAATTATTATGGGCGGTGGCGATGAAGATTTTAGAGATGCCAATAAACGTGATAAATTGCTTCCTAAAAAAGAAAAATATCTTTTGAAACAATTCTTGAAAAGATTCCCAGATTTAGATTTTAAAATTGATTATTCCTGGGCAGGAACTTTTGGAGAAACCAAAGACGGACTTCCCTATTTCGGAAAACCAAATTCGAGAAGAAATGAGCATTATTTTTTAGGTTTCGGAGGAAACGGAATTACGTTTAGCGTAATGGCAATGAACTCTATTCTAGATTCAATTCACAATAAAAAAAATACAGATTTGGAGTATTATAAGTTTGGACGATAATTCAAGAGGCAAAGGTTCAAAGGCACAAAGAGGCAAAGGTTTAAAAACTTTGTACCTATGTCCCTCTGAACCTTTGTCACTTTTTAAAAAACCAACTCCATCTGAATATTACATCTTTTATATGGCGTTTCTAAGCCAAAAACTTTTTCGAAACCAAGTTTATAATAGAGATTTATTGCAGGTTTTAAGATTGTATTGCTTTCCAAATATATTTTTTTTGCTCCAAGTTCTTTTGCTTTTTCGGCAATTGCTTTTCCTAAAAGCCAGCCAATACTTTTGCCTTGAGCTTTGGGTGAAACCGCCATTTTTGCCATTTCAAAATCATAATCGGCTACATTTGATTTTATTAGTGCACAAACACCAACAGGTTCGTTATCATATAAAGCAACCAAAATTTCGCCACCTTTATTAATAATATATTCTTCAGGATTATCTAGTGCTTTATAATCAGACTCTTCCATTTCAAAATAAGTCGAAATCCATTCTACATTCAAATCTTTAAATGCTTTTTTGTATTTAGAATCGTATGCAACAATTTCTACATTTTTGCTTTCGCGAAGTTTTTTCTGGTCGCTAACTCTTTTAAAAAGTGATTTCTGCTGCAATAAAAATTCCCATTCTTCGACCGCAGCCCAAAGATTGTGTTTCGCTTCAGATATTAAACCTTCAACAGCAACATCAATATCTAATAATTGCTGTTTGATTTTCTCAGAAATCTCAATTCCTTTCTTTGTTAAAACAACATTATTTTTACGTTTGTCTTCTGTTTTTATACCTTCTTCAAGTATTCCAGCTCCAATCATTTCCTGAATAATTTTACTTACAGAAGGTTGCGAATGCCCAATTTCATTAGCAATTTCGGTAATTGTAATTTCTCTATCTTCAGCAATTGTATAAAACACAGGAAACCATTTAGGATTAAAATCTACTCCATATAATTCGTAAATTTTAGAAGCATCTTCTGTAAAAGATGCAGTCATTAAACGTAAACGGCTTCCTAAAGCTACTTTTCCAACTTTATCAAAAAATTCCATAACAATAATTAATTATATAACTAGTTATGCAAATGTATAAAAAAAAACTTTTTTACAAAAGATTTTTTTTGGGACAAAGGTTCAGAGGCGCAAAGGGTCAAAGATTTTTTACTTTGAACTTATACAACACTACCGCTGAACCTTTCAAAAAAAAAACTAAGATTCTAAATTTAGAGTTTTAATTTTTCAGTTAAAAACTCATAAAATCAGAATCTTAGCATTTTAGTATATATCTTGCTTAAAAGCTAACGACATTATTTATTATGACAATTTTAGAAACCTTTGCAACTTTGTTCCTTTGTCTCTTTGTCTCTTTGAACCTTCTTCTAAGCTGTAATAGCCAACGAGTTCAAATTAAACTTGTATTCTTTTGGACTGCAATTGTATTTTTGTTTAAATATTTTAGAAAAATAACTTCTGCTTGTAAAACCGATGCAATACACAATTTCTGAAATATTTAGATCAGAAGTTCTAATTAAAACTTCTGCTTTTAGAACTCGCATATGAGTAATATAATCGTTTACAGTGCGATTATGAATCATTTTAAAACCTTCTTGAAGTTTGTTTGGAGATAATCCAGATTTTTTACTCAAAGATTTAATAGAAAAAGCTTCTTCTGGAGTTGATTTTATAAACTCCGAAAGTTCTTTTATTTCTTCCATTTCTCTCAAAGTCAAACCGTTTGATTCGTTTGCAAAAGCATGTAAATCATCAGAATGCTGCTGAATTTCCATTGCCAGAATAATTCTCATAATTCCTTCTTTCAAAAGATTTCTAACAATTCCGGTTTGCGTAATCGAATTAAGTTGCTCGATTTTTTCGGCAATTTGTAAATTATACGAACCGATATAAAAGAAATCTTGAACCAAATTGTTTTCAAAAAATGTATCTCTTACCTTTTGATTTAAAGATTGCGCCTGTTGTTTTGTATCACTTTGTGTTCCAACAATAATCAAGGTCAATTTTGTTTTTTTTCCTTTTTCAAAAAATAAAACATTATCCTGATTTTCTTTAGAAGTTACAATTGCTGTTTGAAAGGTTTTTAGTTTTCGCTCTTCTCCATTCAATCCAAAACTATGCGCGAGATTTCCTTTAGAACAATAAGCAAAATAAATAGGCGACGATTTCACATTCAAAATATCTAGTCTAACATCTGTAGAAAATGTCATATCAAATTGAACGTAAGAAATAGCGTCATTAAAAGAAGCTCCGATTATGGAACCTTCGGCAAAACTATTTTCAACTTCCAACGTATATTCGTCTAAGTCAAAAGTCACTTTTCCTCCAAAATTTGTATGAAGCTCATCAAAAATATTCTGAGTTTTCTCTGTATTTATAGTAACTATTTTCATGGTCGACGGATTTAAATTCTACAATGTATCCAACAGATCATTTGTAAAAATCTGAAATTCAAAGTTCGTTTAAAGACAGACCAAAGTTGTTATATAATTTTTCGGTTTTGTTTTATAATTCCTTATAAATGCTTACTTTAACATAAATTGAAGAATTGTTATAAGTAAGTATGAAAAGTTTCTCTTTTGCTCCAATAAGTTCACCAACTTCCAAAATATTAATTTTAGGCACAATGCCTGGAACAAAATCCTTAGAACTAAATCAGTATTATGGTCATAATCAGAACAACTTCTGGAAATTTATGTTTAAAATTTTAAATGAAGAATTCTCTGAAAATTATGAAGAAAGAAAAAACCTGTTAATTAAAAACAAGATCGCATTGTGGGATGTCTTACAATTTTGCGATCGAATTGGAAGTTTAGACAGCGCTATAAAAAATGAAATAGCAAATGATTTTGAAAATTTTTTAGAACTTCATCCTCAAATAAGCGTCATTTTCTTTAACGGACAGAAAGCTGCTTCCTTTTTTAAGAAGTATGTTCGTTTAAATAAAGATTATCAAACCTTTACATTGCCTTCTACAAGCCCCGCCAATGCCAGCAAGTCTTTTCAAAGTAAATTAGACCAGTGGAAACTCATTGGAACCTATTTATAACTAGGTAATTTTATACAATTAAAAGGCAAATATTGGAATCATGTAACTTTTTCCTTTTAAAATATAACAAATCTCAACCACTCTTAAAGTAATTTTACAAAAAGAAAAATAAGCCATATTGAAGATTTGACAAATGAAATGGAAAGGCTTTCTTCTTATTAAAATTTACAAAGCAAACTGTAAAAAGTTTAGTCTATAAAGAGAACATTGGTTATGTTAGTTTATTTTTGGGAAAAAGCTACTCTATAGAAATATAGAGTAGCTTTGTTTTTATAGGCTACCATAAAATTCAAAAAGCATGAAAATTCAAACCTATTATAATCATATTCGGTTTTACAAACCGCATCATTTCATATACTATCCTGTTTTAATTTTGTTTCTAATTGCGAGTATTTATTTTGCGATTACAACAGAAGATCACTTAATTTGGGCCTTTATAAGCGTCGGTTTTATATTCTTATTTGCGCTTGCTTTTATGCTTCGTCAGCATTATGCGCTTACTTTGCAAAACAGAATTGTACGTCTAGAAATGCGTTACCGCTATTTTACATTAACTGGAAAACGTTTCGAAGAATTTGAATACAAACTAACAGACGATCAAATATTTGCTTTGCGATTTGCTCCAGATGACGAATTTATTCCTCTTTTAGAAGATGTTTTAAAAAATAATTTAACTGGCGATGCAATCAAAAAAGCAATCGTACACTGGAAAGCCGATTATCACAGAGTTTAACTTATTCTTTTCTTTTATTGAAAATAAGATAAAACAGAAACAACAAAATCCAAACTACAGCAATTACGATAAAATAGATTCCGATAATATTGGGATGCAGATAATTCGGCTCGTAGAATAATTTGTCTAAAGTGGTAATTTTTTCTATAAGCGCTTTTCTATCAAAATTATTTCTAATTCCGTTTAATGGTTCATCATTTTTATCTCTGTAATGATAAACATCTTGCGTTAATTGTTTCGGGACAAGATTTGTCTCTATATTGTATTTTTTAAGAATCGTATCCAATCTTTGAAACTCGTATGTTAAAGAATCTTTCTTCGATTTATAAAGCAAATTATAACGGTCAATTGCCGCTTGACGTTTCTGTTTATTAATCGAATCTCCTTTTACAGCACTAAATAGCGAATTATTTTCTAAGAAAATGCAAATATCTTCATCATGTTCTGGATGCACAGGAACACTTTTGAAAACAATTTCGGTGCTATCATTAATTTCTCTTTTCAAAATAATTCGTTTGTATAATTCTTCTTTATCAAAACCTAAAATATCCAGAATACTGTCTGCTTTATTGGTTGTTTTATCAAAAGTACTTGCCAGAGCTTTTATGGTATCGATACTATAATAAGTAGTTTCTGTAATAGGATATTCGCCAGCCGAAATGGTATCTTCTTGTTTAATTACAGGATAAGGTTTTGGATATAAAATATTCTCATAATTAAACAATTTCTCCGAAGTGTACGAAGTGTAACCATACAAAAACGGATTTAAAACATTCAACAGTTTTTTATCTTTATTAAAATCTTTTTCAGGTAATTCTGTTTTCAGTTTCGCATTCATTCCGAAACTGTAACTGATAAAAAATGAAAAAGTCAAAAAAGAAATTAATAGCAAACAAGTTGCGATTTTTAGCAAATTTCCACCTTTATAACTTTCTCTAGAATGATTTTTAACCAAAAAAATCAGAAAGAATAACAAAAACAATCCGCTTACAAAGAAATGCGAAATCGAAACGTCATCGTAAAATTTAAATCTGTAGAATTCGGTATAAATATTTATTTTCCCTAAACCTTTAAAAGTCAAATAACCGTACAGAAAATAAACTAAATGAATTAAGGCTAATACAATAACAGATTTTACGAAGTAACGTTTTAGGTTTTTAGTCATGGAAAAAGGTTGTAAGTTGCTAAGATTCTAAGGTACTAAGTTTTTTTTAAAGTGACAAAGATTCAAAGGTTCAAAGGAACAAAGGTTTAGCCGTTGTTCAATAAAAAACAAAAAAAAAGACGCACAATAATGCGTCTCTTCAAAACCTTTGTCCCTTTGAACCTCTGAACCTCTGAACCTCTGAACCTCTGAACCTTTACTTAACCTCAAACCCTTCTTTCACAATTTCCTTTTCAACTTTATCAATCAACTTATTGGTTTTGCCTGTTAATCTTTCTTTTTTCCAATCTCCTTTTACATACAAAGCCAAAGTAATTAAAGCCGTTAGAACCGACGCAATCGGGAAAGCCCACCAAATTCCTATTTTACCTAAAGAAGTATTATGAGATAAGATAAAAGCAAGCGGAAACTGAATTACCCATTGCGAAACTAAAGTCAGAATCATAGGTAATTTTGTATTTCCAACTGCACGGAAAACGCCTGTTAAACAAAGTTGTAAACCTAAAAATCCCCAAGAAAGGCAAGTGATTCTTAATAATTCTGTTCCGCCTTCAATAACTGCCTGATCGTTTGGAACGAAGAACGCAATTAAATAAGGAGCGAAAATAAAAGCAATCACGCCAAGTCCCGTCAATAATCCGAAACCTAAATAAGCGCCTAATTTTGCAATTTCACCCGCACGGTCAATGTTTCCCGCGCCAATATTTTGACCAACCAAAGTTGCGATTGCCATCGATAAACCTAAAGCCGGAATTAAAATCAATTGAATTAAATTTGATCCTGCACCGTAAGAAGCAACGGTTAATGTTCCAAAACGTACAATTAAAAAAGTAATCGCCATCATTCCTAACGCTCTCATTGACTGCTCGATGGAAGAAGGGAATCCGATTTGAAAGGCTTTCTTAATATGTTTATAATCTGGTTTAAAATCTTGAATGCGAAGATGAATTCCGTGTTTTCCACGAAACAAGATTGCAAATCCGATTACAATTGCCAAAAGCTGTGTAAACAAAGTTGCCAAAGCTGCACCTTTTACACCCATTGCAGGAATAAAATTCCAACCGTAAATAAATAACGGATCTAGAGCAAAATTCAGAATAACGGTTCCTAAAACTATATAAACAGGTAAAGTAACACGTCCAACTCCACGCATAATGGACTGAAAAATCATAAATCCGAAACTAAAAACAAGTCCTATAAACGCTACGCGCATAAATCCTAAAGCATCAACATAAACTTGTGGCGTTACTTTTAACAGATATAAAAAATACGGACTCAAAATATATCCAATTATTGACAGTACAATCGAAACGATAATGACCATTGATAATGTTTGCGCCGCCACATGATTGACCATTTCCTGATTTCCAGCACCAAAATACTGAGCAATCAAAATTGATCCTGCAATGGCTAGTCCAGTTCCTAAAGCAATGGTTAAAAATATTACGGGAGTACTTATTGAAACTGCTGCAACGGCATCTCCGCCCAATCGGCCAACCCAAAAAGCATCAACCAACTGATATGCAGCTTGTAATAAATTGGCAATCATAATCGGAACTGCCAATTTTAATAATGAAGAAAGAATTGGTCCTTCTAGTAATTCATTTTTTTTCATTTATTCGAAATAACATTAAAAAATAAGTTGATATATCAACTTTTAAAGTTTAAAAAAATTTAAAGTGTTTCTAGTTTATCTGCGTATGATTTTACAATACCCAAAGCTTCAATTCTTTCTTTTGGAGAAAAAACAGACATTACCTCATCTTCAGCTCTTTTCATAAGAGAACGAATTTCTTTTGCCATTGTAAAACCTTCATCAGTAAGACTTACGATATTTTTTCGTTTATCGATTTTATCTTTTACAACTTCAACTAAATTCTTTTTTTCGAGAGCTGTAATACTTCTCAAGATAGAAGATTTGTCGCGCATTGTCTTGTCTGACAATTCTCTCTGCGAAAATCCTCTGTGACGTAAAATCATAAGTAATGGCAATTGTTCAAGCTGCAACGTAATTCCTGATTCTGTCATCAGCGCATTTGTTCTTCTAAAAATTGCCCTTTTCATACGATGAATTTGAAAAAAGAAGCTATCAGCTATTTCTTCTTTCCAAAAGTTTAAAGCATTTTCTTGATCTGCATTTATATTTTCCATGATGCAAATTTACAAAAAAGGATGACATGTCAACTATTTTTTAAAAATTAATCATTTAACTGATATTCAATTGTTTCAATCAAATAATTCGACTCAAAAAAGAAATTTGAACGATTATTTTTACTAACTTTATTGTTAAAATTTTCCTAATCAAATAAAAAATAAAGCTGATGAAAAAACTATTTATTTTTTTGGTAATGACGCTCTTTTGGATTCCAGTAAATGCTCAAACATTTGCAGAGAACACTTCAATTGAAAGTTTAACAACTGTTAAATCCGAAAGTGAAAATTTTCAGGATAATTACGCTGACGATCTTCCTTGGCATGCTAGAAGATTTAAAGTGACGGCTGGCGCTTTTTTTCCTATTAATAATACAGAAGTTAAAGTGGGTAGTAATAATGGTGAATTTGGAAATATAATTGATTTTGAGAAAGATCTTGGCTTTAATAAAAGTACGACTTCTTTTTTCGGAACTTTTGAATGGAGAATTTCCCGAAGATCTAGACTTGGCGCTGAGTATTATTATTTAAGCAGAAATTCTACAAAAACACTTCAGAAAGAAATTGAATTTCGCGATCATGTTTATCCTGTAAATGCTACTGTTTATGCTTTTATGGACAATCATATAGGAAGAATTACTTACGGTTATGCATTTGTCTCAAAACCAAAATATGAAATCGGGGCTCTTATTGGCGCGCACGTTCTTTTTGGCGACGTCGGAATAGGATTGGCTGGCGAAACGGCAAATTTAGAGGTTAAAGATAATTTTGGCTTTACTGCTCCTCTACCCGATATTGGAGTTTGGGGAGAATTTGTCTTAGGAAGAAAAGTTGGTCTTTATGCTAACTTCAATTATTTTGCAATTAAAATCAACGACTTTGACGGAAGATTGTTGAGTTACAATTTATCAATTTTGTATAATGTCTATCAAAATTTTAGTCTTACCGCTGGTTATACTGGCCTAAATATCAGAGTTGATATGGAAAAAGAAAGACTAAATGGATTCTTTAAATGGGGATATAATGGCCCAACTTTAACCGCAACTTATAGTTTTGGAAATCATGTGAAGCTTTATAAACATTGATTTTGAGCTTCTAAGGTTCTGAGTTGCTAAGGTGCTAAGTTTTAAAATTGGAATCTTTTTTTAACGCAAAGAGCGCTAAGATTTTTTGATAAGCGAGTTTTATAAAAACGCTAAGTTCGCAAAGCTTTGTGTAGAAAAAAGCTTTGCGAACTTAGCGTTTTGTATTCGTAATCTATTAAAAAATCTTAGCGCTCTTTGCGTTAAAATTAAGTTCAAAGTTAAGAAAACCTGAAACTTGAAACTTGAAACAAAAAATAAAAAAACAAACCCGATAGCTGCTCAGCTATCGGGTTCACTTCCAAACTTAAACTTACTTAACTCAAAATAAACTAACTAATTTATTTTTCTTTTGGAGTGAATTTTATAGCTGTTCCTCCTCCAGCTGCCAACTTAATGTTTAACACGGTTTTGCTGTTTACTGTTTGTTTAGAGATTGTAACCGGATACGGATTTGTTTTGTAATTTGCACCTGCTCCGTCTGCATATATTTCTGCTTCGTATTGTTTATTTTTATCCAAGAATGAAAGCGCAACTTTTAAATCTCTCGCATTTCTATTTGTAATAGATCCTAAATACCAGTTTTTTTCATCCCAATCTTTACGGGCAATTGTAGTATATTCTCCAATTTTTGAGTCTAAAACTTTGGTATCAGACCAAGTGCAAGGCACGTCTTTTACAAACTGAAACTCTGGTTTTCCTTCATAATTTTCTGGTAAGTCTGAAGCCATTTGCAACGGACTGAAAATAATAACATACAACGCCAATTGATTTGCCAAAGTTGTCTGTACTTTTGCTCCAGAAGGCGTTTTATAATCAAAATTGAAGTTTCCTGGAGTATAATCAAATGGTCCAGAAAGCATTCTTGTAAAAGGAAGCGTTGTTAAATGTTCTGGAGTATTTCCTCCATCTACAGACCATGCATTGTATTCTTGTCCGCGTCCGCCTTCTTGAGACATGAAGTTTGGATAAGTACGCTGCAAACCAGTTCCTTTCATTGGTTCGTGATTGTCAATCATAATATGATATTTGGCCGCCGTTTCGATTACTTTTCTGTAATGACGCGCTCCGTATTGGCTATCATGCCATTCTTTTTTATCTAAAAATTTGTTTACATAACCCGTTTTAACCGAATTGACACCCATTTTTTGATACAATTTGAAAGCATCTTCCAATTGATTTTCGTAGTTTTTGGTTGCTCCAGCAGTTTCATGATGTCCGATTAAACGAACATTTTTAACGGCAGCATATTTTGTAATTTCTTCTAGATTAAAATCTGGATAAG encodes the following:
- a CDS encoding helix-turn-helix domain-containing GNAT family N-acetyltransferase gives rise to the protein MEFFDKVGKVALGSRLRLMTASFTEDASKIYELYGVDFNPKWFPVFYTIAEDREITITEIANEIGHSQPSVSKIIQEMIGAGILEEGIKTEDKRKNNVVLTKKGIEISEKIKQQLLDIDVAVEGLISEAKHNLWAAVEEWEFLLQQKSLFKRVSDQKKLRESKNVEIVAYDSKYKKAFKDLNVEWISTYFEMEESDYKALDNPEEYIINKGGEILVALYDNEPVGVCALIKSNVADYDFEMAKMAVSPKAQGKSIGWLLGKAIAEKAKELGAKKIYLESNTILKPAINLYYKLGFEKVFGLETPYKRCNIQMELVF
- a CDS encoding AsmA family protein → MPTTFKHTALKVLKITGITIAVILFLLFIIPLLFPGKIASEVKKIANERLDTKLDFTKSKLSFFTHFPALTVSLDELSLTGSKPFSNDTLLKADEVAFGIDIKRLLFDNEVKINKLYVSDALINVMVNEKGQANYNIYVAPEKRKDEKDAPEEGTAIRLERIDIKNCHIKYNDRSAKILVDAKGFNYVGKGNLSEDIFDLATDAKIDNLDFFYDRTGYVRKKEVRAELITRINTNSLSFILQKNELRINKLPLKFTGLFTILRDGYKIDIKALSENTTVKDLLSVMPPEYLTWLEKTEISGRSDLLLTFKGDYNVAKKQKPNLAFNLKINEGSVNHKDAPVPLKDFQMDLNAILPSLDTEQLLVNLRTLKFKVGDKDYFNAYLRSKGLNEMTIDASIKGALDLAVVDAALGLSDFDLKGILKTDIQAKGLFSTSKKLFPKTIGGISLRNGWLKTKYYPNPITNITFVANMLNKAGTFQDLIVAVAPASFTFEGNPVYINAALSDFNDLAYNAKIKGELNVGRIYQVFSQKGLDLTGYAKADLSLKGKQSYATTGQYDKLDNRGTLILKNIKATSELFPKAFFIKQGNFRFQNEKMWFEKFYASYGKSDFDINGYLLNTINYFLESNGTLSGNFNLKSKLINVDEFMALEKGENKDQKTEIEYAKEDNPKMSGVVMIPKNLNVSLNANADKVEYNGLIINKLNGKTGVKKEGFYLENINFNIIDCIVGINAFYKDESPTAAHFDAHFTAKDFDVQRAYKEIPMFHDMVSAAEKAHGIISVDYKVKGDLDGNMGPIYASLNGGGTINLRDVKIQGLKLFDGISSKTGQDGLNNPDMKGIEIKSTIDKNLINVEPFTFKVAGFRPTIKGTTSFDGLLDLRMRLGLPLFGIIGFPIVVTGTHEAPKIKIFSKTGQEINPAVYDEKRNKVIKKEKVSKSKK
- a CDS encoding low affinity iron permease family protein, which codes for MKKEKQNKNGFFETFASRVTKATGSTTAFISAFLLVVVWAISGPIFNYSETWQLVINTGTTIITFLMVFLIQKAQNKDSLAIQLKLNELVASNEMSSNSLIDIEEMTEEEMIIIQKYYRRLSELAKKEKSIKTSHSISEAQELHNRKHKK
- a CDS encoding NAD(P)/FAD-dependent oxidoreductase; this encodes MKLSSTETYWPLKNAMKHSYPSIASDITTDVLIIGGGITGALMAYKLVNEGKKIVLVDRRDVCGGSTSGSTALLQYEIDVPLHQLIKLRGTKCAIESYQNGKKAIFDLRNIIDAVGCDCGFEFKKSIYFTTLKKDVPFLKNEFKSRKQHGFEVSWLSRSELQKMGLNAIAGIESKTAAVMDPFKLAGDLLFYCHEKGMQIYDRTNITGIQHQKGRIIATCENKYTIKADHIIHCTGYESTETLQEKVVDLKSTFVIASESQPDLPENFKHAIFWDTGNPYNYIRTTDDNRIIMGGGDEDFRDANKRDKLLPKKEKYLLKQFLKRFPDLDFKIDYSWAGTFGETKDGLPYFGKPNSRRNEHYFLGFGGNGITFSVMAMNSILDSIHNKKNTDLEYYKFGR